A window of Piliocolobus tephrosceles isolate RC106 chromosome 13, ASM277652v3, whole genome shotgun sequence contains these coding sequences:
- the CALCB gene encoding calcitonin gene-related peptide 2: MGFQKFSPFLALSILALYQAGSLQAVPFRSALESSPDPATLSEEEARLLLAALVQDYVQMKASELEQEQETGGYSSAAQKRACNTATCVTHRLAGLLSRSGGMVKSNFVPTNVGSKAFGRRRRDLQA; encoded by the exons ATGGGTTTCCAGAAGTTCTCCCCCTTCTTGGCTCTCAGTATCTTGGCCCTGTACCAGGCGGGCAGCCTCCAGGCGGTGCCATTCAG GTCTGCCCTGGAGAGCAGCCCAGACCCGGCCACACTGAGTGAAGAGGAAGCGCGCCTCCTGCTGGCTGCACTGGTGCAGGACTATGTGCAGATGAAGGCCAGTGAgctggagcaggagcaggagacaGGGGGCTACAG CTCTGCTGCCCAGAAGAGAGCCTGCAACACTGCCACCTGTGTGACTCATCGGCTGGCAGGCTTGCTGAGCAGATCAGGGGGCATGGTGAAGAGCAACTTCGTGCCCACCAATGTGGGTTCCAAAGCCTTTGGCAGGCGCCGCAGGGACCTTCAAGCCTGA